One region of Gemmatimonas sp. UBA7669 genomic DNA includes:
- a CDS encoding NAD(P)-dependent alcohol dehydrogenase has product MISARGIAATSATDPLVPWDFTRREPGPSDVLIHIHYCGVCHSDLHTVRGEWGTVPYPLVPGHEIVGRVASVGSHVTRFREGELVGVGCMVDSCRDCDPCRRGLEQYCEQGNTGTYAGIEAQTGRPTQGGYSTHIVVDQDFVLRIPDGLDPARTAPLLCAGITTWSPLREWKVGPGSRVGVVGLGGLGHMAVKLARALGAHVVVLTTSPGKVADALALGAHEVVLSGNEEAMRALRNSLHVIIDTVGAPHDLNAEMRLLTLDGTLVLLGGSPEPHPSPGAFTFITKRRRLAGSLIGGIAETQEMLDFCAAHGVMADIERIRPEDINTAYERMLRSDVKYRFVIDLEPLRQTTA; this is encoded by the coding sequence ATGATCTCCGCCCGCGGCATCGCCGCCACCTCCGCCACAGACCCGCTCGTCCCCTGGGACTTCACCCGCCGAGAGCCGGGGCCCAGCGACGTGCTCATTCACATCCACTATTGCGGGGTCTGTCATTCCGACCTCCACACGGTGCGGGGTGAGTGGGGTACGGTGCCCTACCCACTCGTTCCAGGCCATGAAATCGTCGGCCGCGTGGCGTCCGTCGGCAGCCACGTGACCCGTTTCCGCGAGGGGGAGCTGGTTGGCGTGGGCTGCATGGTGGACAGTTGCCGCGACTGCGACCCATGTCGCCGCGGTCTCGAGCAGTACTGCGAACAGGGCAATACGGGCACCTACGCGGGCATTGAGGCGCAGACGGGCCGTCCCACCCAAGGCGGGTATAGCACCCACATTGTGGTCGATCAGGATTTTGTCCTGCGCATTCCTGATGGACTCGATCCGGCCCGTACCGCCCCGCTGCTCTGCGCGGGCATCACCACCTGGTCGCCGCTTCGCGAGTGGAAGGTCGGCCCCGGCAGCCGCGTCGGCGTGGTCGGACTCGGCGGCCTGGGCCACATGGCCGTGAAGCTGGCCCGGGCCCTCGGCGCGCACGTCGTGGTGCTGACCACATCGCCCGGCAAGGTGGCCGATGCCCTCGCCCTCGGTGCCCATGAAGTCGTGTTGTCGGGCAACGAGGAGGCCATGCGCGCCCTCCGGAACTCCCTGCATGTCATCATCGACACTGTGGGCGCGCCGCACGACCTCAACGCCGAAATGCGGCTCCTCACCCTCGACGGCACCCTCGTGCTGCTGGGTGGCTCGCCCGAACCCCACCCCTCGCCCGGCGCGTTCACGTTCATCACCAAGCGCCGCCGTCTGGCGGGGTCACTCATTGGTGGCATTGCCGAGACCCAGGAGATGCTCGACTTCTGCGCCGCCCATGGGGTCATGGCCGACATCGAGCGCATCCGGCCGGAAGACATTAACACCGCCTACGAGCGCATGCTGCGCAGCGATGTGAAGTACCGCTTCGTCATCGACCTCGAGCCGCTGCGGCAGACCACCGCCTGA
- a CDS encoding response regulator transcription factor: MVAPFPTEWPEPDTVLVVEDDDALRESLAHSLASICRQLRTAGTVADALRECAASSPDIILLDLGLPDGDGADLLGRLRQMTDAPIIVLSGRTDEDQKVALLDAGADDFLTKPCSVAELQARIRGQFRRVQVSSAARAWSQLSVDGVEIDLLAQRVVRHGQPQRLTPTEWALLRALILHAGRPLSPRQLWDIVWAREFGDFATHVRVHITHLRRKIEPDPSMPRLIVTEPGVGYRFAGPR; the protein is encoded by the coding sequence ATGGTCGCCCCGTTTCCCACCGAGTGGCCCGAGCCCGATACAGTGCTGGTCGTCGAAGACGACGACGCACTGCGCGAGTCGCTTGCGCATTCTCTCGCTTCGATCTGCAGGCAGCTGCGCACCGCCGGCACCGTGGCCGACGCGTTGCGCGAGTGCGCTGCGTCGTCGCCCGATATCATTCTGCTCGACCTCGGCCTGCCCGACGGCGACGGCGCCGACTTGCTTGGCCGCCTGAGGCAGATGACCGACGCGCCCATCATCGTGTTATCCGGACGAACGGACGAAGACCAAAAGGTCGCGCTGCTCGATGCCGGCGCCGATGATTTTCTCACCAAGCCCTGCTCCGTCGCCGAACTGCAGGCGCGCATCCGGGGCCAGTTCCGTCGCGTGCAGGTCTCGTCGGCCGCGCGCGCCTGGTCGCAGCTCTCCGTCGATGGCGTGGAAATCGACCTGCTGGCGCAGCGCGTGGTGCGCCACGGGCAACCCCAGCGCCTCACCCCCACGGAGTGGGCGCTGCTCCGGGCGCTCATTCTGCACGCCGGTCGCCCACTGTCGCCGCGTCAGTTGTGGGACATCGTGTGGGCGCGTGAGTTCGGCGATTTTGCCACGCACGTGCGGGTCCACATCACGCATCTGCGACGAAAGATCGAGCCAGACCCGAGCATGCCACGCCTGATCGTCACGGAACCGGGTGTGGGGTATCGATTCGCCGGTCCGCGCTGA
- a CDS encoding sensor histidine kinase, producing MRTRLRAQMSAQLRAQMSAQLRAQMSAQLRTHMRTHMRARWSVWSLWLGLFAVTTVVLQRLVEAPDVRVAHGVLVYLVLIIGASRQGGRALSVVMVILGYFAVDYFYVPPRFTLFSARGLDWFVLVGFVLTGILVSELFGKLQRAAHEAEERTAEVERLSAERLQLERDAATLRVMQEADRLKNALIDSIAHDLRSPVATLALVSDPDGGFASDQALDRVREETQRLNEFLGTLQRFATDGGGAPLRTEPHDVFELIRTAVRTAEARLQEHPVRSTALAVAQAARPPQGPLVLCDHTLAVHALGNLLQNAARYSPVGQPIDVLVESGANDVQIVVADRGPGIAPEDVGRLFSPMRRRPPREAGPLERLSAPIATESEPADARLGMGLAITRTFVTAQRGALTYRARSGGGSEFVVRLPRAPITLHSPRTGAS from the coding sequence ATGCGCACCCGTTTGCGCGCGCAGATGAGTGCGCAGTTGCGCGCGCAGATGAGTGCGCAGTTGCGCGCGCAGATGAGTGCGCAGTTGCGCACGCACATGCGCACGCACATGCGCGCGCGCTGGTCGGTGTGGTCCCTCTGGCTCGGGCTGTTTGCCGTCACCACCGTAGTGCTGCAGCGGCTTGTCGAAGCGCCTGACGTGCGTGTGGCGCATGGCGTTCTGGTCTACCTCGTGCTCATCATCGGTGCGAGTCGGCAGGGCGGCCGCGCACTTTCGGTGGTCATGGTCATCCTCGGCTATTTTGCCGTGGACTACTTCTATGTACCACCACGCTTCACCCTGTTCTCCGCACGCGGGCTCGACTGGTTCGTGCTCGTGGGCTTTGTGCTCACTGGCATCCTGGTGTCCGAACTCTTCGGCAAACTGCAGCGTGCAGCGCACGAAGCCGAGGAGCGCACCGCCGAAGTGGAGCGGTTGTCCGCCGAACGGCTCCAGCTTGAACGCGATGCCGCCACACTGCGCGTGATGCAGGAAGCCGACCGTCTCAAGAACGCGCTCATCGACTCCATTGCGCACGATCTGCGCTCGCCGGTGGCGACACTCGCGCTGGTGTCCGATCCGGACGGAGGCTTCGCCAGCGATCAGGCGCTCGATCGCGTGCGGGAGGAAACGCAGCGCCTCAACGAGTTTCTCGGCACGCTGCAGCGCTTCGCCACCGATGGCGGTGGCGCTCCGCTGCGCACCGAACCCCACGACGTCTTCGAATTGATCCGCACGGCGGTGCGCACCGCCGAGGCGCGTTTGCAGGAGCACCCGGTGCGCTCTACCGCCCTTGCGGTGGCGCAGGCCGCCCGCCCGCCGCAAGGCCCGCTGGTGCTGTGTGATCACACGCTCGCCGTGCATGCGCTGGGCAACCTGCTGCAGAATGCCGCGCGCTACTCGCCGGTCGGGCAGCCCATTGACGTCTTGGTGGAGAGCGGCGCGAATGACGTGCAGATCGTGGTCGCCGACAGGGGGCCAGGCATCGCACCGGAAGACGTGGGGCGACTGTTCTCGCCCATGCGACGACGCCCACCGCGCGAGGCGGGCCCGCTGGAGCGGCTTTCGGCACCGATCGCCACGGAATCCGAGCCAGCAGACGCGCGCCTCGGTATGGGACTCGCCATTACGCGCACCTTTGTCACCGCGCAGCGCGGTGCACTGACCTACCGCGCGCGCAGCGGTGGTGGCTCCGAGTTCGTCGTGCGCCTGCCGCGCGCGCCCATCACTTTACACAGTCCGCGAACAGGCGCTTCCTGA
- a CDS encoding DUF4956 domain-containing protein, producing the protein MNRVLWQATPTTRVIVRCVVFYALLIGGSALVWHRLPHGTGSVPSSLEALLGLGGTTVGDPLQAPSLRPEQALDEVTLSVTVGVAMLAAALLSLPVAWVFLLTRAKRGYQQSVVQLLVILPTVVAGIVLLVKYSLALAFSLAGIVAAVRFRNSLDDSKDAVYVFLATAIGLASAVNLPVAAVLSVGFNALALSLWLADFGSTPMELDGRMGERRLKRAKQLSRTGTFVARMDDEVLRNMTVEQLEGLAERAIQRARVNQNTGEIPAVTPERTLRLVTTDAVALRRALEPRLAEYTKHWRFGSLDVGEVDTVLEYRVQLRRKTEPEAFLSMVRSAGASRLSSAELL; encoded by the coding sequence GTGAACCGCGTGTTGTGGCAGGCCACGCCGACCACGCGCGTGATTGTGCGCTGCGTGGTGTTTTACGCGCTCCTCATTGGCGGTTCGGCGCTGGTCTGGCATCGCCTGCCGCACGGCACCGGCTCGGTGCCCAGTTCGCTCGAGGCCTTGCTTGGCCTGGGTGGCACTACGGTGGGGGATCCGCTGCAGGCACCGAGCCTGCGACCGGAGCAGGCGCTCGATGAGGTCACGCTGTCGGTCACGGTGGGCGTGGCCATGCTGGCGGCGGCCCTGCTGTCGTTGCCGGTGGCCTGGGTGTTTCTGCTCACGCGCGCCAAGCGTGGCTATCAGCAATCGGTGGTGCAGTTGCTGGTCATCCTGCCCACGGTGGTAGCGGGCATCGTATTGCTGGTGAAGTACTCGCTGGCCCTGGCCTTCAGTCTGGCCGGCATCGTGGCGGCGGTGCGCTTTCGCAACTCACTCGACGACAGCAAGGACGCCGTATACGTGTTCCTTGCCACAGCCATCGGCCTGGCGTCGGCCGTGAACCTGCCCGTGGCGGCGGTGTTGTCGGTGGGTTTCAATGCGCTCGCGCTGTCTCTCTGGCTGGCCGACTTTGGCAGTACCCCCATGGAGCTCGACGGTCGCATGGGTGAACGCCGACTCAAGCGCGCCAAGCAGTTGTCCCGCACCGGCACGTTCGTGGCGCGCATGGATGACGAAGTGCTGCGCAACATGACCGTGGAGCAGCTGGAGGGCCTGGCCGAACGGGCCATCCAGCGAGCGCGGGTCAATCAGAATACCGGAGAAATTCCAGCCGTGACTCCTGAGCGCACCTTGCGCCTGGTGACAACGGACGCGGTCGCGCTGCGCCGCGCGCTGGAGCCGCGACTGGCGGAGTATACCAAACACTGGCGGTTCGGCTCGCTCGACGTGGGCGAGGTGGACACGGTGCTCGAGTACCGGGTGCAACTCCGTCGCAAGACGGAGCCCGAGGCCTTCTTGTCCATGGTGCGCAGCGCCGGTGCCTCGCGCCTGTCGTCGGCGGAGCTGCTGTGA
- a CDS encoding alkaline phosphatase family protein has product MSRPLVWPALLAALMAAVVSPTAPLTAQATTHPPRPTLVVLLTVDQFREDYLARFGHQFTGGLARLLKGGARFANAHHDHAITETAPGHASLLSGRFPRSTGIMMNSIGVEDDDAPLLAGGYGPGASPRRFQGSTLVDWMQDADRNTRVLSVSMKDRGAILPVGRARTNVYWYSIDGRFLTSRYYRRDLPDWVRDFNARGNVARYAGRSWELLLPDSAYRERDSVSIEMGGRHYTFPHTLTDDVMDAGSDIRITPFIDDITVDFALAGVEALGLGRGPTTDVLAVSLSATDVIGHNYGPDSREIHDQVLRVDRNIGRFLDSLYTLRDSSRITVVFTSDHGVGSIPELAPDSVQPFPRRVSVRPLMRELRARLRERGVDTQAVALDVNLLLANRNAFRSDGQRDEIIEWFASRVRELPGMARVDRFTTLMRDTVSSEVARRWAHQFPYPSNLELVFTLDKLSTWGGNIASHGSPWPYDSQVPIIFAGAGITPGHHTQFVRTVDIAPTLADLLGVKVGEKIDGVPLPITGARANAPR; this is encoded by the coding sequence ATGTCGCGTCCCCTCGTCTGGCCCGCGCTGCTGGCTGCCCTCATGGCCGCCGTGGTTTCGCCAACGGCTCCGCTGACGGCGCAGGCTACCACGCATCCTCCGCGGCCCACACTGGTCGTGCTGCTCACGGTGGACCAGTTCCGCGAGGACTACCTCGCGCGCTTCGGCCATCAGTTCACTGGAGGCCTGGCCCGACTGCTCAAGGGCGGCGCGCGCTTTGCCAACGCGCATCACGACCACGCCATTACGGAAACGGCACCTGGTCACGCCAGCTTGCTGTCGGGGCGCTTCCCGCGCTCCACCGGCATCATGATGAACAGCATCGGCGTGGAGGACGACGACGCGCCGCTGCTTGCCGGCGGCTATGGACCCGGCGCCTCGCCCAGACGCTTTCAGGGCAGCACGCTCGTGGATTGGATGCAGGACGCCGATCGCAACACCCGCGTGCTGTCGGTGTCCATGAAGGACCGCGGCGCCATTCTGCCGGTGGGTCGTGCCCGCACCAACGTCTACTGGTATTCCATCGACGGCCGCTTCCTCACCAGTCGCTACTACCGGCGTGATCTGCCCGACTGGGTGCGCGACTTCAACGCGCGCGGCAACGTGGCCCGCTATGCCGGTCGCAGCTGGGAGTTGCTGCTGCCCGACAGCGCCTACCGCGAGCGCGACAGCGTGTCCATCGAGATGGGAGGCCGTCACTACACGTTTCCGCATACGCTCACCGACGATGTCATGGACGCGGGCAGTGACATTCGCATCACGCCCTTCATCGACGACATCACCGTGGACTTCGCGCTCGCAGGTGTCGAGGCCCTTGGCCTTGGCCGCGGTCCGACCACCGACGTGCTGGCCGTATCACTCTCGGCCACCGATGTCATCGGACACAACTACGGCCCCGACTCGCGCGAGATTCACGACCAGGTGCTGCGTGTCGATCGCAACATCGGCCGCTTCCTCGATTCGCTCTACACGCTGCGAGATTCCAGTCGCATCACGGTGGTGTTCACCTCGGACCATGGGGTGGGCAGCATTCCCGAGCTGGCGCCGGACAGTGTACAGCCGTTCCCGCGGCGCGTCAGCGTCCGGCCACTCATGCGCGAGCTGCGGGCCCGCCTCCGCGAGCGTGGTGTGGACACCCAGGCCGTGGCACTCGACGTCAATCTGCTGCTGGCCAACCGCAATGCCTTCCGCAGCGATGGCCAGCGTGACGAGATCATCGAGTGGTTTGCCTCGCGGGTGCGTGAGCTCCCGGGCATGGCGCGGGTGGACCGTTTCACTACCCTCATGCGCGACACGGTCAGCTCGGAGGTCGCACGGCGCTGGGCCCACCAGTTCCCCTATCCGTCCAATCTCGAACTGGTCTTCACGCTCGATAAGCTCAGCACCTGGGGTGGCAACATCGCCTCACACGGCTCGCCCTGGCCCTACGACTCCCAGGTGCCGATCATCTTCGCCGGTGCCGGCATCACGCCGGGGCATCACACCCAGTTCGTGCGCACAGTGGACATTGCGCCCACGCTGGCCGACCTGCTGGGCGTCAAAGTCGGCGAGAAAATTGACGGGGTCCCGCTGCCGATTACCGGGGCGCGCGCCAACGCCCCCCGGTAA
- a CDS encoding YciI family protein encodes MPKFMLLLSDDPSEYADYSPADFQDLIARYNAWSDDLAARGKLRGGEKLRDEGGKVVRSEGGKVVVRDGPYAEVREVVSGYFIIEAADYEEAVAIAVTCPHAQTRGGMAVREIDPIT; translated from the coding sequence ATGCCCAAGTTCATGCTGCTCCTGTCCGATGATCCGAGCGAATATGCCGATTACTCACCGGCCGACTTTCAGGACCTGATCGCGCGATACAATGCGTGGTCGGATGACCTGGCGGCCCGCGGAAAGTTGCGCGGCGGCGAGAAGTTGCGCGACGAGGGCGGCAAGGTGGTGCGCAGTGAGGGCGGCAAGGTGGTGGTGCGTGATGGCCCGTACGCCGAGGTGCGCGAGGTGGTGTCGGGCTACTTCATCATCGAAGCCGCGGACTACGAAGAGGCGGTGGCCATTGCCGTCACCTGTCCGCACGCGCAAACGCGTGGCGGGATGGCGGTGCGGGAAATCGATCCCATCACCTGA
- a CDS encoding RNA polymerase sigma factor, with the protein MPDPLSGSAYDGDAGSSPESTWSANVAPWDPTRSPLAHPRGFRDAAALLTSRLLARHGMANLDRIEDAVQEAFVAAARTWPLRGEPTQPLAWLSRVAERRYLDLGRATRRWVAEDDRVPAADVASESDGVFTHADHDPLPLLFMCCHPALSSESRVALTLKQVSQLSVPEIARLLDAEPSAVAQRLVRAKRSLQGERSTFVVPGDAELPARLDDVLMVCYALFTAGHLPTDDEAPLEATRSVEALRLVEMLRRWPPTAQPATHALAALCWFTVARLPARVVDGALVPLDAQDRTRWDRRCLARGVAALRASLSGPELTRYHVEAHLASLHSLAPSFDETPWEAVVRGYERLLTIAPSVSAHLARAVSLGHAGRHQEAMAALAVASTTGASSTGSERPEWYATAATLALLRGSPAEAVLAYERALTCPADDDAHQVAVRAFWQERLSAARALASANGPAPSTVRPPVPTTDAEPL; encoded by the coding sequence ATGCCGGACCCTCTGTCTGGCTCCGCGTATGACGGTGACGCAGGGTCGTCGCCGGAATCGACATGGTCGGCCAATGTTGCGCCATGGGATCCCACGCGCTCGCCCCTGGCACACCCGCGCGGCTTCCGGGACGCGGCGGCTCTGCTCACCTCGCGCCTCCTGGCGCGGCATGGCATGGCCAATCTCGATCGCATCGAGGACGCCGTGCAGGAAGCCTTTGTTGCCGCCGCCCGCACCTGGCCGCTGCGCGGTGAGCCCACCCAGCCGCTGGCCTGGCTCTCACGCGTGGCCGAACGTCGCTACCTCGACCTGGGTCGCGCCACGCGCCGCTGGGTGGCTGAAGACGACCGTGTGCCGGCGGCCGACGTTGCCAGCGAATCGGACGGTGTCTTCACGCATGCGGACCACGATCCGCTGCCCCTGCTCTTCATGTGCTGCCACCCCGCGCTCAGCAGCGAGTCGCGCGTGGCCCTCACGCTCAAGCAGGTCTCGCAGCTCAGCGTGCCGGAAATCGCCCGCCTGCTCGACGCGGAACCGTCGGCCGTGGCCCAGCGCCTCGTGCGGGCCAAGCGCAGCCTGCAGGGTGAACGCAGCACGTTTGTCGTGCCGGGTGATGCAGAGTTGCCGGCCCGTCTCGACGACGTCCTCATGGTGTGCTACGCGCTGTTCACCGCCGGCCATTTGCCCACCGATGATGAGGCGCCGCTCGAGGCCACACGTTCCGTGGAGGCCCTGCGCCTCGTGGAAATGCTGCGACGCTGGCCGCCCACCGCGCAGCCGGCCACGCATGCGCTGGCCGCGCTCTGCTGGTTCACGGTGGCACGACTGCCGGCCCGCGTGGTAGACGGTGCGCTGGTGCCGCTCGACGCCCAGGATCGCACGCGCTGGGACCGACGCTGTCTCGCCCGCGGCGTCGCGGCACTGCGCGCGTCGCTGTCCGGACCCGAGCTCACCCGCTATCACGTGGAGGCGCATCTCGCGTCCCTGCACAGTCTCGCCCCGTCATTTGACGAGACGCCCTGGGAGGCGGTGGTGCGAGGCTACGAGCGCTTGCTCACCATCGCCCCTTCGGTATCTGCCCACCTCGCCCGCGCCGTGTCGCTGGGCCATGCCGGACGCCACCAGGAGGCCATGGCGGCCCTCGCGGTGGCCAGCACCACGGGAGCCTCGTCGACCGGCAGTGAACGCCCTGAGTGGTATGCCACCGCCGCCACCCTGGCCTTGCTGCGCGGTTCGCCGGCCGAGGCCGTCCTCGCCTATGAGCGGGCCCTCACCTGCCCTGCCGATGACGACGCGCACCAGGTGGCGGTGCGCGCCTTCTGGCAGGAGCGCCTCTCTGCGGCCCGGGCGCTTGCCTCCGCCAACGGCCCGGCGCCGTCCACTGTCCGTCCCCCGGTGCCCACAACAGACGCTGAGCCCCTCTAG
- a CDS encoding sensor histidine kinase translates to MRPDSTPTPPPASPWGTWWLISGAWWTLNAITHASSRASMNGVPFLEAAKYDSISAALWVPFTVLAFWLAERAPVTRHSWSRSVPLVLLATAGVVLARAVFVIVTDPILRWYPAPPTFREVFITSIANNFFLFLLFVGAGHGLVYARRIREREELLARAELRHLKAQLHPHFLFNTLNAISAYVRAEPDTAVQMIARLSTLLRHALQRAGTQEVSLEEELSIVAAYVDIEQVRFDDRLRVVWQIAPDTLGATVPHLLLQPLVENAIRHGLAPLSRTGTVEIRAERRDNSLHLLVRDDGVGLAGLPRTFVANTPPSRDQLTASSGVGLSNARARLQQLYGEAHDFVLDTRDPQGLDVCIVLPYRPFARS, encoded by the coding sequence ATGCGCCCCGACTCCACGCCAACACCGCCCCCCGCATCACCCTGGGGCACTTGGTGGCTCATCTCAGGAGCCTGGTGGACGCTCAACGCCATCACGCACGCGTCGTCGCGGGCGTCCATGAATGGCGTCCCCTTTCTCGAAGCCGCCAAGTACGACAGCATCAGCGCGGCGCTCTGGGTCCCATTCACCGTGCTGGCCTTCTGGCTGGCGGAGCGCGCGCCCGTCACCCGGCACTCCTGGTCGCGGTCAGTGCCGCTGGTGCTGCTGGCTACGGCCGGCGTGGTGCTCGCGCGCGCCGTGTTTGTCATCGTCACCGATCCGATTCTTCGCTGGTATCCGGCGCCGCCCACGTTTCGCGAGGTGTTCATCACCTCCATTGCGAACAACTTCTTTCTCTTCCTGTTGTTCGTGGGCGCCGGGCACGGCCTGGTGTATGCGCGCCGCATTCGCGAGCGCGAGGAGCTGCTGGCCCGCGCAGAGCTGCGCCATCTCAAGGCCCAATTGCACCCGCACTTTCTCTTCAATACGCTGAACGCCATCTCGGCCTACGTACGGGCCGAGCCCGACACGGCCGTGCAGATGATTGCGCGGCTCAGCACCTTGCTGCGTCACGCGCTGCAACGTGCCGGCACGCAGGAAGTCTCGCTCGAAGAAGAACTCTCCATCGTCGCAGCCTACGTGGACATCGAACAGGTCCGCTTCGACGATCGCCTGCGCGTGGTCTGGCAGATCGCGCCCGACACGCTTGGCGCCACGGTCCCCCATCTGCTGCTGCAACCACTGGTCGAGAACGCCATCCGCCACGGCCTCGCGCCGCTCAGTCGGACCGGCACCGTGGAGATTCGCGCCGAGCGCCGCGACAATTCACTGCACCTGCTCGTGCGCGATGACGGCGTGGGCCTTGCGGGTTTGCCTCGCACGTTCGTCGCGAACACGCCTCCATCCCGCGACCAGCTCACTGCATCGTCCGGCGTGGGACTCAGCAACGCGAGGGCGCGCCTCCAGCAGCTCTACGGCGAAGCCCATGACTTTGTCCTCGACACGCGCGACCCGCAGGGCCTCGACGTGTGCATCGTTTTGCCCTATCGCCCGTTCGCACGGAGTTGA
- a CDS encoding LytR/AlgR family response regulator transcription factor: protein MAPASGVVAPTRIPVLIADDEAPARLGLRNMLERHADVQVVGEARSGLEAIGAIESLRPELVFLDVQMPDGDGFEVIRQVGADRMPVVIFSTAFDEHALRAFEAHALDYLLKPYDQLRFDAALDKARERLQRRAIDERLLHFLERVDERTRFLQRIVVRNGARTQFVPVSQVDYLEADANYVRVWSGDKHWLVRETLTNLERQLDPTRFLRIHRSLVVHVTRIVELESLFAGEYVISLSTGKKLTSGRTFRAAIQAALGV, encoded by the coding sequence ATGGCCCCGGCCAGTGGCGTGGTGGCCCCCACGCGCATCCCCGTTCTCATTGCCGACGACGAAGCGCCGGCCCGTCTTGGGCTTCGCAACATGCTCGAGCGCCATGCCGACGTGCAGGTGGTGGGTGAGGCCCGAAGCGGACTCGAAGCCATCGGCGCCATCGAGAGCCTGCGTCCGGAACTGGTGTTCCTCGACGTGCAGATGCCCGACGGTGATGGCTTCGAGGTCATCCGTCAGGTGGGCGCGGACCGCATGCCGGTGGTGATCTTCTCCACCGCCTTCGACGAGCATGCGCTGCGTGCCTTCGAGGCGCATGCGCTCGACTATCTGCTCAAGCCCTACGATCAGCTGCGCTTCGACGCCGCGCTCGACAAGGCCCGTGAACGCCTGCAGCGCCGCGCCATCGACGAACGGCTGCTGCACTTCCTCGAGCGGGTGGACGAGCGGACCCGATTCCTGCAGCGCATCGTCGTGCGAAACGGGGCGCGCACGCAGTTCGTGCCGGTCTCACAGGTGGACTACCTCGAAGCCGATGCCAACTACGTGCGCGTGTGGTCGGGTGACAAACATTGGCTGGTGCGCGAGACCCTCACCAACCTCGAGCGTCAGCTCGACCCGACACGCTTCCTGCGCATTCATCGCTCACTCGTGGTGCATGTCACGCGCATTGTCGAGTTGGAATCGCTGTTCGCCGGCGAGTATGTGATCTCCCTCAGTACCGGCAAGAAGCTCACCAGCGGTCGCACGTTCCGCGCAGCCATTCAGGCCGCACTCGGCGTGTAA
- a CDS encoding TolB family protein, which translates to MPITSTLARRHLLVGLAAFGIAACSDDDSPAQSFVGPDFQNTTPSPSVPSIFAPGVISIGDRAWQWRLTLSPNGKEAYFARSAQFFPFTRQATIYHTRLQNDGTWSAPVVASFSGQYSDIDPFISPDNQRLYFSSARPVNGSPRQDIDLWYVPRQGDGWGAPVHLGAEVNSPDTDELYASASADGTLYFASGPFFPQPGKHFDIYSAERRGEGFAPRVALPLTVNTQPQTGVSDLQAAWDFNPEISVDGKTLVFTSLRPGGFGLGDLYVSNRQGGTWSQARNLGPLVNSADDEYHPTLSRNKQTLWFVRANLGKQLRGDFYHVRTSALDLR; encoded by the coding sequence ATGCCCATCACGTCCACATTGGCCCGCCGCCATCTGCTGGTCGGCCTCGCGGCCTTCGGCATCGCCGCCTGCAGCGACGATGACTCCCCCGCGCAGTCGTTTGTCGGGCCCGACTTCCAGAATACCACGCCGTCCCCGTCGGTGCCGTCGATCTTTGCGCCCGGTGTCATCTCCATCGGTGATCGCGCCTGGCAGTGGCGCCTTACCCTGTCCCCGAACGGCAAGGAAGCCTACTTCGCGCGCAGCGCGCAGTTCTTCCCGTTCACGCGGCAGGCCACGATTTACCACACGCGCCTGCAGAACGACGGCACGTGGAGCGCGCCCGTCGTGGCGTCGTTCTCGGGGCAGTACAGCGACATCGATCCGTTCATCTCTCCCGACAACCAGCGCCTGTATTTCTCCTCGGCACGACCGGTGAACGGCAGCCCGCGCCAGGACATCGACCTCTGGTATGTGCCGCGCCAGGGTGACGGGTGGGGCGCTCCGGTGCACCTCGGTGCCGAAGTCAATTCGCCGGACACCGACGAACTGTACGCGTCCGCCAGCGCGGACGGCACGCTGTACTTTGCCAGTGGCCCCTTCTTCCCGCAGCCTGGCAAGCACTTTGACATCTACAGCGCCGAGCGTCGTGGTGAGGGCTTTGCGCCGCGCGTTGCCCTGCCCCTCACCGTCAACACGCAGCCACAGACGGGCGTGTCCGATCTGCAGGCGGCCTGGGATTTCAATCCGGAGATCTCGGTGGACGGCAAGACCCTCGTCTTCACCTCACTCCGTCCCGGCGGGTTCGGGCTCGGCGATCTGTACGTGAGCAATCGTCAGGGCGGCACCTGGAGCCAGGCCCGCAACCTCGGCCCGCTGGTCAACAGCGCCGACGACGAGTATCACCCCACCCTCTCCCGCAACAAGCAGACACTGTGGTTCGTGCGCGCCAATCTCGGCAAGCAGTTGCGTGGGGACTTCTACCACGTGCGCACCTCGGCGCTGGACCTGCGCTGA